Part of the Companilactobacillus zhachilii genome is shown below.
TTGCTGCTGCAGCTAAGAGTTTCAAAGAAGACCTTCACTTCGGTGAAAAACAAGCTAATGACGATGGTTTCTATGTTGATACTGATAGTAAATCAGGTCAAATCAGTGTTGATGAATTAAAAGAAATCACAGCTTTGATGAACAAGATTATCAAGAACAACGATAAGATTGAAAGATCAATGATGGACAAGAAGGACCTTGAAGCAATGTTTAAGGACGATCCTTACAAGTCATCATTAGTTGCTGCTATTGAATCAGTTCAAATTCCTGTTTACACACTAGATGGATTTGTTGACTTCGGTTATGATGCCGTACTTACAAACCTTAAAGCTTTGAAACACTTTGAATTACTTTCAGTTGCCGGTGCTTATTGGCAAGGTAAATCAAGTAACCCAATGCTACAAAGAATTTATGGTACAGCCTTCTACAAGGAAGATGGCCTAAAAGCTGACCTTAAACGTCGTGCAGAAATTAAGGAACGTGACCACAGAACAATCGGCCGTGACCTTGACTTATTCTTCGTTGATCCAGAAGTTGGTGCTGGACTTCCATACTGGATGCCAAATGGTGCTACAATCCGTCGTGTCATCGAAAGATATATCATCGATAAGGAAGTTGCTTGGGGTTACCAACACGTTTACACACCAATCCTTATGAACTTGAATGCTTATAAGACTTCAGGTCACTGGGATCACTACCGTGAAGACATGTTCCCACCAATGGACATGGGTGATGGCGAAATGCTTGAACTACGTCCTATGAACTGTCCTTCACATATCCAAATTTACAACCACCACAACCGTTCATACAGAGACTTGCCTCTACGTATCGCTGAACTTGGTATGATGCACAGATATGAAAAATCAGGTGCTTTGTCAGGACTACAACGTGTTCGTGAAATGACTCTAAATGATGGTCACACATTCGTTGCACTTGACCAAATTCAAGAAGAATTCAAGCGTACACTACAATTGATGGTTGAAGTTTATAAAGACTTTGATATCAACGATTACACATTCCGTCTAAGTTATCGTGACCCTGCTAATACAGAGAAGTACTTTGATGACGATGAAATGTGGAACAGATCACAATCAATGCTTAAAGGCGCTATGGATGACCTTGGTCTTAAGTACTATGAAGCTGAAGGTGAAGCTGCTTTCTATGGTCCAAAACTTGATGTTCAAACTAAGACAGCTCTTGGTAATGAAGAAACATTATCAACTATCCAATTAGACTTTATGCAACCAGAGAAGTTCCAATTAACATATGTTGGTGCTGATGGTAAGGATCATAGACCAGTTATGATTCACCGTGGTATCGTTTCAACTATGGAAAGATTTATTGCTTACCTAATTGAAATTTACAAGGGTGCATTCCCAACATGGTTGGCTCCTACACAAGTACGTATCATCCCTGTTAACCAAAAACTTCACACAGATTACGCTAACGAAATTCTTTCAGAATTACGTGCTAAGAATATCCGTGCTGAATTGGATGATCGTGATGAAAAGATGGGTTACAAGATCCGTGATTCACAAACAATGAAGATTCCATACACAGTTGTTGTTGGTGATGATGAAGCTAAAGACGCCACAGTTTCAGTAAGAAAATATGGTGAAGAAGATTCAGAATCAGAAAACGCTAAGATGTTTGTTGACAGTGTCGTTGCCGATATTGCTAACTACAGTCGTAAAGACGTTACTGATAAATCAGATAAATAATGATTATTAAATAGTAAAATCCGGAACAGTCAATTGATTGTTCTGGATTTTTTTTGTTTCAATATGCCGCCTACAAGAGTAAAAAATTGAGGTTGCTATGGGGACCGGTCGGAGCCAAGGTCTCCAACCTCGATTTTGAGCCTTGCAAAAACCGCAAGTCTCAAAAGTCGTCCCGTGGTGTAAGCACTAAAGTGCTAACACCACCTTCATAGCAACCTCAATTTTTACTCTTTCCGGCTAGGTTCTTTCTTCAAATGAATTTGATAAGTGTATTTCCAAATTAAAAAAAATGTCCGATTCTGGAGACGGCATATTTAAACACAAACTTAATATAAAGAACAAAAATATTATGTAACATCCAAATTTATGTCTATAATAGATATGGTTTGAAATTAAGCAAAGAAGGCATAAATAAATTATGGATGAAAAAAGTAATAATTTAATAAAAAGTTTGGGTGCCGCTTATAACAATCAAATGATTAAAAATAATGCAGAACTAAAAAAGGCTGTTGAAGAATGTGCCCGACCTTTGATGGGTAATAATGATGATAAAGTTTACTTTGAAGTCATTGCTAAGTTATCCCACTGTGTTGTTAATTATTATCAAGCAAGTAGGGAAGAGGTCCCTGAAGAAATCAAGGCTATTTATGAACAAATTCAAAAAGATGTTCCTGCTAAGAGTGTTGTGGGTAAGAGGTTACGTAGACAATTTAAAGATGATAAGTTAGCATCAATTTTGTGATAAGTTTCTACCTATATAAAGGAATCTCTTAAATGAAGATTCCTTTTTTTGTTTTAGCAATTGTTGATAGTCTGATTAAATAGAATGGGTTTTAAATATTTGTAAGTAGTTATAAATTATGCTAAATTGGATGTATTGAAATCTTCAACAAACTAACCGAAAAGTTTTTCTATTGTATTGACAGAATAGGACTTTGTTGGTATAGTTAATAACTGTTGAGATTAAGCAGAAGCGCCCGCTTCTCACCTATGCAATTGCCTCTAGGTTAATACGATTACGTAGATAATTATAGTGGGCATGCTTGTGCAGCCCGCTTTTTTTTGTGGGTTAAATTACTCCGGAGGTGACTACTCATAGCAAGAGATTTATTAATAAATGATCAAATACGTGCTAAAGAAGTACGACTAATTTCTGAAAATGGTGATCAAGTTGGTGTTAAGCCAAAAGCTGAAGCACAACGTTTAGCTGAAGCAGCTAATATGGACTTAGTTCTAATGTCACCAGGTGCTAAACCACCTGTTGCCAGAATTATGGACTATGGTAAGTATAAGTTTGATCTTCAAAAGAAAGATAGAGAAGCACGTAAAAAACAGAAAACTGTTAGTCTTAAGGAAGTACGATTGAGTCCAACTATTGAAGAAAACGACTTCAATACTAAGCTTAATAATGCTCGCAAGTTCTTGGCTAAAGGTGATAAGGTCAAAGTTTCTCTTCGCTTTAAGGGTAGAGCAATCACTCATAAAGAGATAGGTAAGGAAGTCCTAGACCGTGTTGCTGAAAAGACCAAGGATGTTGCTACGGTAACTACAAGGCCTAAAATGGACGGTCGTAGTATGTTCTTAATGCTTGATCCAATTAACGCAAAAGATAACAAAAAGAAGAAATAGTGGAGGGATTTTCAATGCCTAAACAAAAGACACACCGCGCATCAGCAAAGAGATTTAAGAAGACTGCTAATGGTGGTTGGAAGAGAATGCATGCTTACACAAGTCACCGTTTCCACGGTAAGACAAAGAAGCAACGTCGCCAATTGGCTAAGCCAGGTATGGTCAGCTCAAGTGATATGAAACGTATCAAACAAATGTTAGCTACATACTAATTAATTATTTTTTATAATCAAAAGGAGGAGTCATTATGCCACGTGTAAAAGGTGGAACAGTAACTCGCAAACGTCGTAAGAAAGTTTTAAAATTAGCTAAGGGATATCGTGGTTCAAAACATATCACTTTTAAAGCAGCACATACTCAAATCATGGTTTCATACCGTTACGCATTCCGTGATCGTCGCCAAGTTAAGCGCGATTTCCGTAAGATTTGGATTGCTAGAATTAATGCTGCTGCAAGAATGAACGAAATCAGTTACAGCAAGTTAATGCATGGTTTGAAATTAGCTAATGTTGACATCAACCGTAAGATGCTAGCTCAAATCGCTATTGAAGATCCAAAGGCATTCACAAGTTTAGTAGATACAGCTAAGAAAGCTTTAGCTTAATTTTTTAAAACGTAATTTGGATAACCCCAAATTACGTTTTTTTACTAATTCGCAAAGATGAGGATTAAATTAATGTTTAAACCGTATATTATGCTTGATAAGATCACTGATATCAATGTTGAAGATCTAAAAGAACTTGGTATCACAACTATCATGACAGATTTGGATAATACTCTTTTGCCATGGAATAGTAACGAATATGATTTATCACTCCGTAAATGGCTTAATCTAATGGCCCAAAATGATATAGAAGTTATGATCGTGTCTAACAACAGTTATGAGCGAGTGGAAAAAGCCGTCAGTGAGTTACCCGTCAGCATCGTAGCTCGGGCTGTAAAACCATTGCCATTCGTGATCATGAAGCACATTAAAAAAGAAAATATCGACCCTAAAAATGTTTTATTTGTCGGGGATCAAGTTATGACTGATGTTTTAGCTGGAAATATGGCTAAATTAAAAACAGTTTTGGTCAAGCCGCTTGTTGATACAGATGCAAAGAAAACCCGCGTTAATAGATTTTTTGAGCGTCCGATTCTAAAAATAGAACAAAAGCGTGATAAGAATTTATATTGGAAGGATTCATTAAATGACAGAAAATGATGAAAAGTTGTACTGCATGGGATGCGGTGCACAAATTCAAACTGAGGATAAAGATAAGCCAGGTTATGTTCAAGCTTCAACTTTAAAGAAGTATCTTGAAGATGATGGCGATGAGGAAAAAGAACTCTTTTGTAAGAGATGTTTCCGTCTTCGTAATTACAATGAAATCACTGATGTTGATGTGTCAGATGACGACTTTTTGAAGTTGTTAGATTCAATTGCTGATGAGGATGCATTGGTAGTGAACGTTGTCGATATCTTTGACTATGAAGGTAGTGTTATCCCTGGTTTGCAACGCTTTGTTGGTGACAAAAAGATTCTAGTTGTCGGTAATAAAGTTGATTTATTGCCTAATTCAGTTAATAACAACCGCTTATTGAACTGGTTGCAACAAAAGAGTAAGGAAAATGGTATCAAGTCAGTTGACCAGATTATGGTTTCTGCAGTTAAGGGAACTAATGTCGATAAATTGATGGACATGATCGAAAAATATCGTGATGGTAAAGATGTTTATGTTGTCGGAACTACTAATACTGGTAAATCAACTTTGATCAACCGTATTATCAGTGCTAGAACTGATGTGAAAGATTTAATCACGACTTCAAGATTCCCCGGAACGACACTAGATCAAATTGATATTCCTTTGGATGATGGTCACAACTTGATTGATACACCCGGAATCATTCACCGTTACCAACTAGCACATTTTCTAAATGCTAATGATTTGAAGACTGTGACACCAAAGAAACCTTTGCGTCCAGCAACCTTCCAATTACGCGATAATCAAACTATTTTTGTGGCAGGACTAGCTCGGTTTGATTTTCTAAATGAACGTACGAACGCAACCTTCTACGTTACCCAAGGATTGCCACTTCATAGAACCAAGACCGCTAACGCCGATGAATTTTATAAAAAACATTTAGGCGATATTTTAACACCACCAACCGATATCAAAGAATTTCCTGAGTTTAAGAGCCAAATTTTCTCAGCCCATGAAAAGTCAGATATCGTTATTTACGGTTTAGGTTGGTTAACAATTCCCGCCGGAACAAAAGTGAAAGCTTATGTTCCAGATGGAGTTCGTGTTTCAATTAGAAACGCAATTATTTAAGGAGAATTACATGATTATTAAAGGAAAAAAGAACCGTTACTTGAGAAGTCAAGCAGCCACAATGAAACCGGCACTCCAAGTTGGACGTGAAGGAATCACTGAAAATCTTTTGAATCAATTTGAAGTTTTGATTGAAAAGAATGAACTTATTAAGATTTCACTTTTACAAAATACTAGAGTGGAACCTCAAGATATGATTGATGCATTAACTGAGTTTGATGCAAACATCGTTCCAATCCAAACAATCGGTTCAAAGATGATTTTTTATAAGAAAGCTTCAAAAATTAAAAATCGTAAGTATTCGGTTGAACTAGAGAAGATGTAATTGGGCCGCCTGCGGGCAAGACAAAAACTTAGTCTGCTGTGGGACCGCCTTGAGCCAAGGTCTCAAGGCTCGATTTTGAGCTTTGCAGAGTTCGCAAATCTCAAAATACGTCCATTCTGTAAGGACTAAAGTCCTAACAGAATTTTCACTGCTGACTAAGTTTCTGTCTTGCCCTCCGGCTAGGGTATTTGTTAATTTGAATGTGTTAACTTTATTCAAATTGATTCAAAATAACCTTAATTTGACGGATAGTTGAAAAAACAATGTGATAACTTAGTCGGAGGGAACGATAGTGGTTGAAGTCTGCCGTGAAGGTGGTGTTAGAACGGTGATTTTCCGTTCTTACAGCACGGACGTCTTTTGAAACTCGCGGTTTGTGCGAGGTTCAAAAGCGAGGTGAGAGACCTTGGCTCGAACCGGTCCCACGGCAGACTTCAACCACTATCGTTCCCGGAGACGGCATTCTTAAACTAAATTTAAGTGATGAAAATTATGAATACTCAAAAACAATTATTAACTAAAGCAAAATTAGAATTTCATAGTAACTTGCCTAAACGTCATGTTGGTATTTTGGGTGGAACTTTTAATCCGATTCATCTGGGTCACTTGGTGATTGCGGATCAAGTTTATGAGCAACTTTGTTTGGATAAGGTACTCTTTTTGCCTGATAAAATTCCACCTCATCGTGGGGTGAAAAAGGCGATACCAACGATTGATACTAATGATCGTATCGAAATGATTAAGTTAGCCATTCGTGATAATATGCATTTTGATTTGGATCTAACTGATATTCGTCGTGGCGGGGTTAGTTATACTTATGACACGATTAAAATGTTGAAAGATTTGAATCCTAATACGGAGTATTACTTTATTATTGGTGGCGACATGGTGGAAAATTTGCCTAAGTGGTCACATATTGATGAATTAGTACAAATGGTTCATTTTGTTGGAGTTTGTCGAAAAGGTTTTGAGAAAAAGTCAAACTATCCTATACTTTGGGTAAATACTCCTGAGCTTGAGATTAGTTCGAGTATGATTCGCGAACGCATTCAAAAGGGACAGTCGGTCAAGTACCTTGTTCCTGATGATGTGGCGTGGTATATAAAGGATAGGGGACTTTATAATGGCTGATGATTTTGATTATGATGACATTAAGCAAGGTTTAAAACGAGAAGATATTTTAAATCAAATGCAAGATACATTAAGCGATTTTCGCTATGGACACTGTTTAAGAGTTGAAAAAGTTGCTCGTGGTTTAGCGGCTGAATATGGTGGAGATGTAAATCGAGCGGGTTTGGCAGGTCTGTTACATGATTATGCTAAAGAACGTGATGATCAAGAATTCATCGATACAATTAAAAAACATGATTTAGATCCTGATTTGTTGAACTATAATAATGCAATTTGGCATGGAATTGTCGGTGCAGAGATTATCAAAGATGAATTAGGTATTTATGACGAGGATGTTTTAAATGCTATTAGACGGCATACAGTAGGTTCTACTAATATGACACAAGTTGATAAATGTGTTTTTGTTGGTGATTTTATTGAACCCGAACGTGATTTTCCAGGTATTGATGAAGCTAGAGCTTACGCCGAAAAATCACTTGATGCGGCAGTTGCCTTTGAATTGAAACATTCTGTACAACACTTAGTAGATAAAAATAGAACAATCTATCCCGCAACTTTTGTAAGTTACAATTATTGGATAGCAAAAGGAGAATTATAATTTGGACTCAAAAAAAATAATGGAAATTGCTGTGAAAGCAGCCGATGAAAAACATGCAAATGATATCAAAGTTTTAAATATCAGTGAAGTAAGTATCATGGCTGATTACTTTGTTATTATGGATGCTTCATCACAACGTCAAGTAGATGCCATCGTTCAATCAGTTTTGGACAATGCTGGTAAAAATGATATTGAAATTGGTCACGTTGAAGGTAACCGTAACTCTGAATGGGTTTTAATTGATCTTCACGACGTTATTATCCATGTCTTTACGTCAGAACAACGTGATTTCTACAATCTTGAAAAACTCTGGTCAAACGCTCCAGAAGTTGATATTTCAAATTTGGTAACTGAATAATGATTTATAATTCATTTGCGCGTGTTTACAGTGAATTGATGGATGACTCACTTTATGCAAAATGGGCACAATATGTTGAAAATCAAGTTTCAGAAGGCAAAAGTCTGTTAGATGTAGCTTGTGGAACCGGTGATTTAACGATTTTACTGGCTGATAAATTTCAAGTTACCGGGACAGATTTGTCTGAAGAAATGCTAAAAATTGCAGCTGAGAAGGCTAAAAAAGCTAATAAGTCTATTCCATTTGAGCAAAGTAACATGATGGATCTGTATGATTTTGATAAGTTCGACGTCATTACTTGTTTCGATGATTCCATTTGTTATTTGCAAGATGAAGATGAATTGGCCGTGGCTTTTAATCAAGCTTTTGAACACTTAAATGAAGGTGGAAAATACTTGTTTGATGCGCATTCTTTGTATCAAATGGATGAAGTTTTCCCAGGTTATATGTTCAATCATCGGACTGAAGATTCCGCTTTTATGTGGAATAGTTTTGAAGGTGAATATCCACATAGTATCGAGCATGAATTAACGTTCTTTAATTGGAATGACAAAATCAAAGGTTACTCAGTCAATACTGAGTTGCATAAAGAGCGTACTTATCCGATTGAAACTTTTGTGATGATTTTGAAAGATATTGGTTTCAAAAATGTACAAGTTAGTGCTGATTTTGGAGAGTCAGATGTTCAAGACGATTCAACTCGTTGGTTCTTTGCTGCAGAAAAATAGAGGACTGGAAAATGAAAGTTTATGGTTTAATTGCCGAATTTAATCCGTTTCACAATGGTCATAAATTGTTCGTTGATTCAATCAAACAAAAATATCACCCTGATGTATTGATTGCCGTTATGTCTGGCAATTTTGTCCAGCGGGGTGATTTTGCGATTTTAGATAAATGGGATCGTGCTAAACTAGCTGTGGAATTGGGTGTCGATTTGGTGATTGAATTGCCAGTGGCGTATGCGGTTGAACCGGCCGAGTTATTTGCTAAAGGTGCAATTAAGTTGTTAGAGACTGCAAACATTGATACATTGGTCTTTGGGACTGAGCAACAGGTGGATTTTGATACCATTGTTAAAAAAATATCACAAGTAGACGGTACCTTTAATCAGGATTATCAACAAAGTTCAGCCTTGAATTTGACTAATTATTATCAGTCGATGGGGATTGATGTTTCTAAGTTGCCTAATCAATTATTAGGATTAAACTATGTACAGCAAATTCAAAAACAAGCTTTAAAAATTAATGTTCAAACGATTCAACGCCTGCCAAGTGATTTTAGTGCAACTAAAGTTCGTCATCGTTTAGCCAACAATCAGTCTGTTACTGATTTGGTACCAGAGTTAACGCAAAAATTATTAGTCAGTCGTCCCACTGTAACTTGGAATAACTATTTTCCATTTTTTAAATATCGTATAACAAGTTCATCGGTAGAGGAGTTACATCAAATCTATCAAATGGTTGAAGGACTTGAATATAAATTGAAGAAAGAAATTGTTACGAGTGATAATTTTGAGCAGTTTCTTGAACAAGTTAAGTCAAAACGCTATACTATGGCTCGGCTAAGACGTTTAATGATCTATGTTTTGTTAAATGTTAAAGCCGATGAAATTAATAATGTGTACAAAAATACTTATTTGAGAATATTAGGTTTTAACAAAACTGGTCAAAAGTATTTAAATGCTTTGAAGAAATCAGATGTTAATTTAATTACTCGAGTAGGAAAAAAAGAAAATAACATTCTTGATTTAGAAATTAGAGCTGATCGTATACGCCAGCTTGTGACTAATCAAGAAGAAAATTTTGGAAGAATGCCTTATATGAAAGGGGTAAATTAATGCTAAATTGGGATGTTCAAGATGTTCGCCGCTACAAAGACAAACCTTTTGAATTTGAAGAAAAACTCGATTTAACTGCTGAATTAAAGCAACGTTCAAGTGATGTCTTGGACGCAACAGTCGTTGAAGTTAAAGGGCAATTGTTTAACGACAATGGTCTGGTGATTTCTGATGTGAAGGTTAAGACAACTTTGAAGGTGCCTTCAACCAGAAGTCTATTACCAGTTGAATTACCATTAGATATTAGAATCAATGAAGCCTATAACATTGATAATGTCGATACTGAAGAATTGGAAGATTATAATATTGTTTTACCAATCGATGAAGAGGACCCAACAATCAATGTCTATGAGTCAATTATTGATAATATTTTGTTGAGTATTCCGCAAAAGGTTTTAACTAAGAAGGAAGCTGAAGAAAATATTATGCCTTCTGGTAAGAACTGGGAAGTTATCTCAGAAGATGATTTCAAGAAGCAAAAAGAGGAAGAGCATGTTAATCCTGAATTTGCTAAATTAAAAGATTTATTTAAAAATAATAACGATGAGGAGTAGTTTTTATATACTCCTTTTTTATTTTTTTGTTAAGATGAATATGTGAACAAAAATCGGAGGTAATTATTATAATGGCGAAACCACAAATTGGTGTTATCGGTATGGCTGTCATGGGTAAGAATCTTGCCCTAAATATTGAAAGTCGCGGATATGAAGTTGCTATCTATAACCGTACAGGTTCAAAGACTAAGGCGGTTGTTGAAGAGCATCCAGAAAAGAAATTAGTACCAAGTTATACAATTGAGGATTTTGTAGACTCACTAGAAAAACCACGTCGTATCATGATGATGGTTAAGGCTGGTGCTGGTACTGATGCTGTTATCAAACAATTACTACCTTTACTAGATAAAGGTGATGTTTTGATTGATGGTGGTAACACATTCTTCGAAGATACTATGGAACGTAATGCACGCTTAGATAAATCAGGTATTAACTTTATTGGTATGGGTGTTTCTGGTGGTGAACTAGGTGCCCTAAAAGGACCTTCATTGATGCCCGGTGGTCAAAAAGAAGCTTATGATTTAGTTGCTCCTATTTTGGAACAAATTTCAGCTAAAGCTGACGAAGACGGTGCTCCATGTGTTACATATATCGGACCTAACGGTGCTGGTCACTATGTAAAGATGGTCCACAATGGTATCGAATACGGCGATATGGAATTAATTTCAGAAAGTTACAACTTGTTGAAGCACTTGTTTAACAATGATGTTAACAAGATTGCTGATGTCTTCAATGACTGGAACAAGGGTGAACTTTCAAGTTACTTGATTGATATCACTGCTCAAATCTTAACAAGAAAAGACGACGAAGGCTCAGATGACTACATCGTCAACAAGATTATGGATAAAGCTGGTAACAAGGGTACTGGTAAGTGGAGTTCACAAAGTGCTCTAGAACTTGGTGTTCCACAATCATTGATTACTGAATCTGTTTACTCACGTTACGTTTCAGCTTATAAAGACGAACGTGTTAAGGCAAGCAAGGTTCTTCCAGCACCTACTAACACTCCTGAAATCAAGAATGTTGATGAATTAGTTGCTAAGATTCGTAAGGCTTTGTACTTCAGTAAGATCATCAGTTATGCTCAAGGATTTGCACAAATGAAAGCTGCTTCAGATAACTACGATTGGGACCTTAACTATGGTAAAATCGCTCAAATCTGGCGTGCTGGTTGTATCATTCGTGCTCAATTCTTGCAAAAGATTACTGATGCTTACGACGAAGATCCAAAACTAGACAACTTACTATTAAACGATTACTTTAAGGGTATCGTTGAAGAATATCAATCAGATGTTCGTGACGTTGTTAGTTACGCCGTTCAAGCAGGAATCCCAGTTTCAGGTTTCATGGCTGCTATTTCATACTATGATCAATATCGTTCAGAAGTATTGCCTGCTAACTTGATTCAAGCTCAAAGAGATTACTTTGGTGCTCATACTTATGAGAGAAATGATAAACCAGGTATTTTCCACTATACTTGGTATGAAGAACAATAATTTTATTTTGAGATTAAATAGTTAATGACGAGAACCTCCATTTCGAAATGTTGAAGTGGAGGTTTTTGTTTGGGTGCCGCCTCCAGGAACAAGAAATTTAGGTCGCTATGGGGACCGACTGGAGCCAAGGTCTCCAGTCTCGATTTTGAACCTCGCAAGGTACGCGAGTTTCAAAAGTCGTCCCGTGGTGTAATGGCTAAAGCCATTACACCACCTGCACAGTGACCTAAATTTCTTGTTCCTTCCGGCTAAGTTGTTCGTTGATTTTTATAAGAATAATTTTGAATATTTGATATGACTAATGTTTTTTTATAAAAACTAAGGCTAAATCTTAGTTTGGGATTTTCAATCTTTAGAAGTAGATAAAAAATGTTAATGTGTTTTATTAATATATTTCGATACAAAATTATTAGTTTTAAAGGATTTAGTTAAAATAGATTAGTCGGAAGAATCGGGAAATAGTTACTGGCTGTGAAAGTGGCGTTACGGCTTTAGCCGTTACACCACCGGGCGTGTTTGGAGACTCGCGAACTTTGCGAGGCTTCAAACCGAGGTATGAGACCTTGGCTCATACCGGTCCGCATAGCCAGTAACTATTTCCCGATTCTGGAGACGGCAACAACCAACAATTTTAATCTTTAAACACAATATTTTTACTGTTTTAAAAAAATAAAAATTAAAGCTTGTCTTCTTTTAATTTTTGCTATATGTTAAAATCATTAATGCATTGCCAACAACGTGACATATTCAAAATAATGATTAAGCTATAATTAAAGATAATTTAATATTTTATATATAGGAGATACGTATGGCTAAAATACTTGTTATTGAAGACGAAGAGAACATGGCAAAATTCGTTCAACTTGAA
Proteins encoded:
- a CDS encoding class I SAM-dependent DNA methyltransferase — translated: MIYNSFARVYSELMDDSLYAKWAQYVENQVSEGKSLLDVACGTGDLTILLADKFQVTGTDLSEEMLKIAAEKAKKANKSIPFEQSNMMDLYDFDKFDVITCFDDSICYLQDEDELAVAFNQAFEHLNEGGKYLFDAHSLYQMDEVFPGYMFNHRTEDSAFMWNSFEGEYPHSIEHELTFFNWNDKIKGYSVNTELHKERTYPIETFVMILKDIGFKNVQVSADFGESDVQDDSTRWFFAAEK
- a CDS encoding nucleotidyltransferase, yielding MKVYGLIAEFNPFHNGHKLFVDSIKQKYHPDVLIAVMSGNFVQRGDFAILDKWDRAKLAVELGVDLVIELPVAYAVEPAELFAKGAIKLLETANIDTLVFGTEQQVDFDTIVKKISQVDGTFNQDYQQSSALNLTNYYQSMGIDVSKLPNQLLGLNYVQQIQKQALKINVQTIQRLPSDFSATKVRHRLANNQSVTDLVPELTQKLLVSRPTVTWNNYFPFFKYRITSSSVEELHQIYQMVEGLEYKLKKEIVTSDNFEQFLEQVKSKRYTMARLRRLMIYVLLNVKADEINNVYKNTYLRILGFNKTGQKYLNALKKSDVNLITRVGKKENNILDLEIRADRIRQLVTNQEENFGRMPYMKGVN
- a CDS encoding YceD family protein, with protein sequence MLNWDVQDVRRYKDKPFEFEEKLDLTAELKQRSSDVLDATVVEVKGQLFNDNGLVISDVKVKTTLKVPSTRSLLPVELPLDIRINEAYNIDNVDTEELEDYNIVLPIDEEDPTINVYESIIDNILLSIPQKVLTKKEAEENIMPSGKNWEVISEDDFKKQKEEEHVNPEFAKLKDLFKNNNDEE
- the gndA gene encoding NADP-dependent phosphogluconate dehydrogenase yields the protein MAKPQIGVIGMAVMGKNLALNIESRGYEVAIYNRTGSKTKAVVEEHPEKKLVPSYTIEDFVDSLEKPRRIMMMVKAGAGTDAVIKQLLPLLDKGDVLIDGGNTFFEDTMERNARLDKSGINFIGMGVSGGELGALKGPSLMPGGQKEAYDLVAPILEQISAKADEDGAPCVTYIGPNGAGHYVKMVHNGIEYGDMELISESYNLLKHLFNNDVNKIADVFNDWNKGELSSYLIDITAQILTRKDDEGSDDYIVNKIMDKAGNKGTGKWSSQSALELGVPQSLITESVYSRYVSAYKDERVKASKVLPAPTNTPEIKNVDELVAKIRKALYFSKIISYAQGFAQMKAASDNYDWDLNYGKIAQIWRAGCIIRAQFLQKITDAYDEDPKLDNLLLNDYFKGIVEEYQSDVRDVVSYAVQAGIPVSGFMAAISYYDQYRSEVLPANLIQAQRDYFGAHTYERNDKPGIFHYTWYEEQ